Genomic segment of Malus domestica chromosome 15, GDT2T_hap1:
CACTCTCACCGGCTCACTTAACCCTCCACAGCTCCGGCAACCTGGTTTTACGAAACTCCGATGATCATGTCGTTTTGTGGCAGAGCTTTGATTCTCCGACCGACACCCTTCTTCCGCTCCAACCCTTCACCAGGAATGCAATGCTTGTCTCCACAAGAAGCCAGAGCAACTCCTCCTCCGGTTTCTACAAGCTCTTCTTCAACAATGACAACCTCCTCCGTATACTTTTTGACGGTCTCGAGGTCTCCAGCGTCTACTGGCCCGACCCTTCTCGTGTGAGCTGGGACAATGCAAGGTCCACCTACAACAACACCAGAACAGCCATGCTCGATTCTTTAGGCAGTTTTGTCTCGTCGGACAACTTGACTTTTATGTCAACTGATTACGGTGCTAGGTTGCAGAGGATATTGAGGATTGATTTTGATGGAAATGTTCGATTGTATAGTCGCGAAAGGGTGGGGGAAAAATGGGTGGTTTCATGGCAGGCCATTTCGGATCCATGCAAGGTTCATGGGACTTGTGGAGCAAACAGCGTGTGTAGCTATGACCTCGGTTTTGGTAGGAAATGCTTGTGCCTTCCAGGGTATAATATGAGAAATCTTACTGATTGGTCCTTCGGGTGCGAACCTCAATTCGATCTCTCTTACACGAAAGGTAATGCGTCTAGCTTCCTCAAACTTGCACAAGTTGAGTTCAATGGTTATGATTTCAACTCCTACACAAATTACAGTTACATGGAGTGTGAGAGCATATGCTTGAAACTGGAAAACTGCAAGGGGTTTCAGTACACATTTGACCGTGGAAATGGTTTTTATAACTGTAATCCCAAGACGCAATTGCGAAGTGGGCACATGTCGGATTCTCAAGGGTACCTCTATCTGAGACTGCCTAAAGCCTTCCTCCTCTCGAATGGCTCTGGCATAAAGGCACCAAAAGACTACGGGCTTATATGTACAGACAGAGTCATTGATCTCAACAGAAATTACGTGAAAAACCATGTTAGTAAGCCAGTGAAGTTCCTGCTTTGGTTTGCTTGTGGAGTGGGAGGGTTTGAGATCGTTtgtattcttttgtttttgtgtttgttaaaTAGTAGAACTCGGAAAAAGTCCAATGAGGATATGCAACAAGGGTACCTTCTTGCTGCAACCGGATTCAAAAGGTTTAGCTACACCGAGCTCAAGAAGGCAACTCGGGGTTTTATTGAAGAAATTGGAAGAGGTGCAGGTGGATTTGTGTACAA
This window contains:
- the LOC103424671 gene encoding putative receptor protein kinase ZmPK1, whose product is MTVFSKFSSALCSQSHSPLSSQMATLFLIFLLSLAINSPPSSSTSNTLSRASSLSVEKPEDVLISPDGVFTAGFHQVGNNSYCFAIWFSEPSSSSDRHQNPTVVWTANRDRPVNGKRSKLSLLKTGNLILTDAGQSIVWATTTTSLSPAHLTLHSSGNLVLRNSDDHVVLWQSFDSPTDTLLPLQPFTRNAMLVSTRSQSNSSSGFYKLFFNNDNLLRILFDGLEVSSVYWPDPSRVSWDNARSTYNNTRTAMLDSLGSFVSSDNLTFMSTDYGARLQRILRIDFDGNVRLYSRERVGEKWVVSWQAISDPCKVHGTCGANSVCSYDLGFGRKCLCLPGYNMRNLTDWSFGCEPQFDLSYTKGNASSFLKLAQVEFNGYDFNSYTNYSYMECESICLKLENCKGFQYTFDRGNGFYNCNPKTQLRSGHMSDSQGYLYLRLPKAFLLSNGSGIKAPKDYGLICTDRVIDLNRNYVKNHVSKPVKFLLWFACGVGGFEIVCILLFLCLLNSRTRKKSNEDMQQGYLLAATGFKRFSYTELKKATRGFIEEIGRGAGGFVYKGVLDDKRVAAVKLLNEAIQGEAEFLAEVSMLGRLNHMHLIEMWGYCSEGKHKLLVYEYMEHGSLAQNLSSNVLDWEKRFEIAVGTAKGLAYLHEECLEWVLHCDVKPQNILLDSNYQPKVADFGLSKLFNRGELKNSSFSRIRGTRGYIAPEWVCNLPITSKVDVYSYGIVVLEMVTGKNPMMGGDAFDGEQRRLISWMREKVNGTSSIKLQIEEIIDSSFEGEYDVEKVEVLLKVALHCVEEDKDDRPTMRQVVEMLLHLDEDC